The Candidatus Taylorbacteria bacterium genomic interval TTCCCGGCCTCGGTTTTGCCCACGGAGGCGCAAGGAGATGGGTGGAAATTGCGGGAATCTCATTCCAGCCCGGAGAATTCCTGAAAATAGGGTACATTCTCTGTCTTGCGAGCTGGCTCTCTGCCGTTAAGGAAAGAGTAGCAACGGTCCGACACGGTTTGGTGCCTTTTGTCATACTTTCCTCACTTGTGGGCGCCGCGCTTCTCTCCCAGCCGGACACTGATTCATTTTTGATTCTTTTTTTCTCAGGGGCCATGATGTTTCTCGCGGCAGGAGCCAGGTTTAAGCATATTATGCTTCTCGCGTTTGCGGGCATCGCGTCTATAGTCATTTTGGCTTTCATTCAGCCGTATATCATGAGCAGAATAAAAACTTTTTTTCATCCGGCAAACGATCCGCAGGGCTCTGGTTACCAGATTCAGCAGTCTTTAATTGCAATCGGGTCGGGCAGGCTGACTGGACGCGGGTTCGGACAGAGCATTCAAAAATTTAATTTTCTTCCTGAGCCAATCGGGGACTCAATATTTGCGGTTGCGGCAGAGGAGTTTGGTTTTGTGGGTAGTGTCATCATTATTTTTCTCTTCTCTCTTTTCGCACTCCGTGGTTTGCGAATCGCAATCCGATCACCGGACGTGTTTAGTAGACTTGTGACTCTCGGAGTTGTTATACTGATAGTGTCGCAATCGTTTTTGAACATGAGCGCGATGCTCGGCGTTTTGCCGCTTTCTGGCCTGCCTCTCCTTTTTGTGAGCCACGGCGGAAGCGCGATGATTGTCACTTTGGCTTTGGTCGGCATTGTCCTCAATATTTCGAAATACCAGCTGAAAAACAATTATAACAATTGACGATTGTCAAATGTAATTTTATGAAAGTTATTTTCACAGGCGGGGGAACGGGCGGACATTTTTATCCGATTATCGCGGTGGCGGAGGAGCTTACCGTGCTCGCGCAGGAGTTAAAACTCTTGGAAATGAAATTATACTTATTTTCCGATTCTCCCTATGGCGAGAAGTTTTTGTTTGACAATAAAATAACCTTCGTCAAGTCGACGGGAGGAAAAATGAGGAGGTATTTTTCCATTCTCAATTTTTTCGGTTTGTTTAAAACCGCGTGGGGGGTTATTACGACTTTTCGGAAAGTTTTTAAGATTTATCCGGACGTTGTGTTTGGCAAAGGTGGGTATGTGAGCTTCCCAACTCTGGTTGCGGCGCGACTCCTCGGCATTCCCGTTATTATTCATGAATCCGATTCGGAGCCTGGAAGGGTAAACCTCTGGGCGGGTAAATTTGCAAAAAAAATCGCAATTTCGTACCCGTCGGCGGCGGAGTTTTTTCCAAAGGATAAGGTTGCGTACACCGG includes:
- a CDS encoding putative peptidoglycan glycosyltransferase FtsW, which codes for MRTIKIDKVFLMTTLLLMLAGFIIFTSAALGLLAGGGTEYYSVAFNHIVFGIIFGSVALIVMSRISYKHWRTFSVYIFIITLVGTFLVFVPGLGFAHGGARRWVEIAGISFQPGEFLKIGYILCLASWLSAVKERVATVRHGLVPFVILSSLVGAALLSQPDTDSFLILFFSGAMMFLAAGARFKHIMLLAFAGIASIVILAFIQPYIMSRIKTFFHPANDPQGSGYQIQQSLIAIGSGRLTGRGFGQSIQKFNFLPEPIGDSIFAVAAEEFGFVGSVIIIFLFSLFALRGLRIAIRSPDVFSRLVTLGVVILIVSQSFLNMSAMLGVLPLSGLPLLFVSHGGSAMIVTLALVGIVLNISKYQLKNNYNN